In the Bombus pyrosoma isolate SC7728 linkage group LG15, ASM1482585v1, whole genome shotgun sequence genome, one interval contains:
- the LOC122575603 gene encoding attractin isoform X6, with translation MHVEQFATECGWDHMYIYDGDSVEAPLVAVFSGLMHKDGYHIRRVPEVIARSGTALLHFYSDVAYNMSGFNISYKINACPSRYSHTDCSGHGVCIDGVCTCDATWTGEACEIQVCPNNCSDNHGQGECNRESHHCDCVHGFKGSDCSQRSDRGFWESVSYKNLSPEGSASHCSIVWKDSLYVVGGESFHRAKMINVYDFNGNVWETPHVEGKVPLPRYAHSCVLFGDKIFMYGGVLPNSTVTNEIWAFDVSAKVWENVTVHDNFHNNKTIRGGPLKVAGHSATLVHGKKEKMVVIFGYSPQYGYLNEVQECYLGTREWQIVETAGFPVKGGYGHTSAYDPLTNLIYVYGGYVSETQITQVLTSRLYSYHPINREWRLLTSAPSARFFHTAVFVSGGLMIVFGGNMHNDTQHSDGTRCYSADTIAYDVTCDSWHQFSMPKEMTDLPRYGHTATVFEKSMYIYGGFDGQMLSDMSRYTPGNCEHLMNQNQCLNARTGVKCVWDKRENRCIQITKIPRHVLLNDDMHDGIYMRCLDDTPPRGMTSHKELCKLLTDCVACVQTSYNCVWCGKSCSYEICRDNANAPPTKAITDLVQCDPHTGIECLQLHTCHACSSNPHCIWSWSNGPDRCKPYSKARDQVTILNGTIQAQRLSIDSCRSPCVDYTSCKNCTESDCIWCQNEKKCVDKNAYPASFPYGQCREWTTIDAKCRPTETGKEWCTFYSSCTTCRSDPGCGWCDDGSGTGKGLCLPGGARGPSSKSLDACPFERWYFTKCPTCQCNGHSKCLSNSSICIQPCGNLTYGPHCDKCIPGYYGNPLNGATCQPCFCNNQGTQCTSETGKCFCTTKGIIGDHCERCDVSSLYHGDPTNKGSCFYDLAIDYQFTFNLSKKEDRQYRAINFKNSPPKPDIDAEFSITCSVLAKMNITVKRGNTPEIPLILGANCTTNMYKHRFIKDGYGFGSENNNTLTTFYVYVYDFQPPVWIQISFSQYSKLNLQQFFITFCTDYMPRCFLALLLVAAVLWKIKQKYDMYRRRQRLFVEMEQMASRAFSQVLVEIERRDIDNSDSERNESELINCRKKKKDAPSPIALEPCCGNRAAVLSLLVRLPTGGEPYTPAGQSAGLAVASALVTLGSPRRPSQELTTKEPTKARKSASQHPDSTCI, from the exons GTATTCGCACACTGACTGTTCCGGCCACGGAGTCTGCATCGACGGTGTGTGTACGTGCGATGCCACGTGGACCGGTGAAGCTTGCGAGATTCAAGTTTGTCCAAACAATTGCTCCGATAATCACGGACAGGGCGAGTGTAACCGCGAGAGCCATCACTGTGACTGCGTGCACGGTTTCAAGG GTTCCGACTGCAGCCAAAGAAGCGATCGTGGATTCTGGGAAAGCGTATCCTACAAAAATTTGTCACCGGAAGGTTCGGCTAGTCATTGCTCCATCGTTTGGAAGGATTCATTATACGTAGTCGGCGGTGAGAGCTTTCATCGCGCAAAAATGATCAACGTTTATGATTTCAATGGAAACGTCTGGGAGACCCCTCACGTCGAGGGTAAGGTTCCTCTGCCTCGGTACGCTCATTCGTGCGTACTCTTTGGCGACAAGATATTCATGTACGGTGGTGTACTGCCTAATTCTACGGTGACCAATGAGATCTGGGCGTTCGATGTGTCGGCAAAAGTCTGGGAGAACGTAACGGTGCACGATAACTTCCATAACAACAAAACCATACGTGGTGGGCCTTTAAAG GTAGCCGGACACTCTGCAACCTTGGTGCacggaaaaaaagaaaagatggtGGTGATATTTGGCTATTCGCCTCAGTATGGTTATCTGAACGAAGTTCAAGAATGCTATTTGGGTACTCGTGAGTGGCAAATTGTGGAGACTGCTGGATTCCCTGTGAAGGGTGGTTATGGTCATACATCTGCCTATGATCCGTTGACGAATCTCATCTACGTGTACGGAGGATACGTATCAGAGACACAAATCACACAGGTGTTAACCAGTCGACTATACTCCTATCATCCTATTAATCGTGAATGGAGGTTGCTCACATCAGCACCATCGGCTCGTTTCTTTCATACGGCTGTATTCGTTTCTGGTGGCTTGATGATCGTCTTTGGCGGTAATATGCACAACGATACGCAACATTCGGACGGAACGAGGTGTTATTCAGCGGATACGATAGCGTACGACGTTACGTGCGACTCGTGGCATCAGTTTTCTATGCCGAAGGAGATGACCGATCTGCCTAGGTATGGACATACTGCAACTGTATTTGAGAAGTCCATGTACATTTATGGAGGATTCGATGGACAGATGTTATCTGACATGTCAAG GTACACACCAGGGAACTGTGAACACTTGATGAATCAGAATCAGTGTTTGAACGCAAGGACAGGCGTGAAGTGCGTGTGGGATAAGAGAGAGAATCGGTGTATACAGATCACTAAGATACCACGACACGTGCTTCTTAACGACGACATGCACGACGGAATTTACATGAGGTGCCTAGACGATACGCCACCTCGTGGGATGACGTCTCACAAGGAATTATGCAAACTGCTCACAGACTGTGTGGCATGCGTACAGACTTCGTACAATTGCGTATGGTGCGGCAAGAGTTGCTCGTACGAGATTTGCCGAGACAACGCTAACGCACCTCCGACTAAGGCGATCACCGATCTGGTACAGTGCGACCCTCACACTGGCATAGAGTGCTTACAATTGCACACGTGTCATGCGTGCTCCAGTAATCCACATTGCATCTGGTCTTGGTCGAACGGACCTGATCGGTGCAAGCCGTACTCGAAGGCTCGAGAC CAAGTGACGATTTTAAACGGAACTATTCAAGCGCAGAGGCTGTCCATAGACTCTTGTCGCAGTCCTTGCGTAGACTACACTTCCTGTAAAAATTGCACAGAGTCTGATTGCATCTGGTGTCAGAACGAGAAGAAATGCGTGGACAAAAATGCGTATCCTGCGAGCTTCCCTTACGGGCAATGTCGCGAGTGGACTACGATCGATGCGAAATGTCGGCCGACGGAAACGGGGAAAGAATGGTGCACGTTTTATTCGTCTTGTACGACGTGCCGCTCCGATCCTGGATGTGGATGGTGCGATGATGGTTCAGGGACAGGGAAGGGACTCTGCTTGCCAGGTGGGGCTCGTGGTCCAAGCAGTAAAAGCTTGGACGCATGCCCGTTCGAACGATGGTACTTCACTAAATGCCCTA cTTGCCAATGCAACGGGCACAGCAAATGTCTCTCGAATAGCAGCATATGTATCCAACCATGTGGAAATTTGACATACGGACCTCACTGCGATAAATGCATTCCCGGCTATTACGGCAATCCACTGAATGGAGCGACTTGCCAAC CCTGTTTTTGTAATAACCAAGGTACGCAGTGTACCAGCGAGACGGGCAAATGTTTCTGTACAACGAAAGGCATTATCGGGGATCATTGTGAACGATGTGACGTGTCTAGCCTTTATCACGGAGATCCTACCAATAAAGGATCGTGTTTTT ATGATCTGGCGATCGATTATCAATTTACGTTCAATTTAAGTAAAAAGGAGGACCGTCAGTACCGAGCGATCAATTTTAAGAATTCTCCGCCAAAACCCGATATCGATGCTGAGTTTTCCATTACGTGTTCCGTATTGGCTAAAATGAACATTACCGTGAAGAGAGGGAACACGCCGGAAATACCGTTGATTCTTGGCGCGAATTGCACCACCAACATGTACAAGCATCGATTTATCAAAGACGGTTACGGTTTCGGTAGCGAGAACAATAATACATTGACCACGTTCTACGTTTACGTGTACGACTTCCAGCCGCCTGTGTGGATTCAAATTTCCTTCTCGCAATATTCCAAACTCAACTTGCAACAGTTCTTCATAACATTTTGCAC AGATTACATGCCTAGGTGCTTCCTCGCTCTCCTGTTGGTGGCTGCTGTCCTTTGGaagattaaacaaaaatatgatatgTACAGAAGAAGACAGAGATTGTTCGTAGAAATGGAGCAAATGGCCAGTAGAGCGTTTAGCcaggttttggtagaaatcgAGAGGCGGGACATCGATAATTCTGACTCCGAGCGAAACGAGTCCGAGTTAATCAATTGTcgcaagaagaaaaag GATGCCCCTAGTCCGATCGCGTTGGAGCCCTGTTGCGGTAACAGAGCAGCGGTCCTGTCGTTGCTAGTCAGACTGCCTACTGGCGGTGAACCTTACACGCCGGCTGGTCAGAGCGCTGGTTTAGCCGTAGCATCTGCGTTAGTTACGCTGGGTAGTCCGCGGAGGCCTTCTCAGGAATTGACGACGAAGGAACCGACAAAAGCACGAAAGTCTGCCAGCCAACACCCAGATTCCACATGCATTTAG
- the LOC122575603 gene encoding attractin isoform X7 has protein sequence MAPACATRVGRAWRANSAAEKSGSDCSQRSDRGFWESVSYKNLSPEGSASHCSIVWKDSLYVVGGESFHRAKMINVYDFNGNVWETPHVEGKVPLPRYAHSCVLFGDKIFMYGGVLPNSTVTNEIWAFDVSAKVWENVTVHDNFHNNKTIRGGPLKVAGHSATLVHGKKEKMVVIFGYSPQYGYLNEVQECYLGTREWQIVETAGFPVKGGYGHTSAYDPLTNLIYVYGGYVSETQITQVLTSRLYSYHPINREWRLLTSAPSARFFHTAVFVSGGLMIVFGGNMHNDTQHSDGTRCYSADTIAYDVTCDSWHQFSMPKEMTDLPRYGHTATVFEKSMYIYGGFDGQMLSDMSRYTPGNCEHLMNQNQCLNARTGVKCVWDKRENRCIQITKIPRHVLLNDDMHDGIYMRCLDDTPPRGMTSHKELCKLLTDCVACVQTSYNCVWCGKSCSYEICRDNANAPPTKAITDLVQCDPHTGIECLQLHTCHACSSNPHCIWSWSNGPDRCKPYSKARDQVTILNGTIQAQRLSIDSCRSPCVDYTSCKNCTESDCIWCQNEKKCVDKNAYPASFPYGQCREWTTIDAKCRPTETGKEWCTFYSSCTTCRSDPGCGWCDDGSGTGKGLCLPGGARGPSSKSLDACPFERWYFTKCPTCQCNGHSKCLSNSSICIQPCGNLTYGPHCDKCIPGYYGNPLNGATCQPCFCNNQGTQCTSETGKCFCTTKGIIGDHCERCDVSSLYHGDPTNKGSCFYDLAIDYQFTFNLSKKEDRQYRAINFKNSPPKPDIDAEFSITCSVLAKMNITVKRGNTPEIPLILGANCTTNMYKHRFIKDGYGFGSENNNTLTTFYVYVYDFQPPVWIQISFSQYSKLNLQQFFITFCTDYMPRCFLALLLVAAVLWKIKQKYDMYRRRQRLFVEMEQMASRAFSQVLVEIERRDIDNSDSERNESELINCRKKKKDAPSPIALEPCCGNRAAVLSLLVRLPTGGEPYTPAGQSAGLAVASALVTLGSPRRPSQELTTKEPTKARKSASQHPDSTCI, from the exons GTTCCGACTGCAGCCAAAGAAGCGATCGTGGATTCTGGGAAAGCGTATCCTACAAAAATTTGTCACCGGAAGGTTCGGCTAGTCATTGCTCCATCGTTTGGAAGGATTCATTATACGTAGTCGGCGGTGAGAGCTTTCATCGCGCAAAAATGATCAACGTTTATGATTTCAATGGAAACGTCTGGGAGACCCCTCACGTCGAGGGTAAGGTTCCTCTGCCTCGGTACGCTCATTCGTGCGTACTCTTTGGCGACAAGATATTCATGTACGGTGGTGTACTGCCTAATTCTACGGTGACCAATGAGATCTGGGCGTTCGATGTGTCGGCAAAAGTCTGGGAGAACGTAACGGTGCACGATAACTTCCATAACAACAAAACCATACGTGGTGGGCCTTTAAAG GTAGCCGGACACTCTGCAACCTTGGTGCacggaaaaaaagaaaagatggtGGTGATATTTGGCTATTCGCCTCAGTATGGTTATCTGAACGAAGTTCAAGAATGCTATTTGGGTACTCGTGAGTGGCAAATTGTGGAGACTGCTGGATTCCCTGTGAAGGGTGGTTATGGTCATACATCTGCCTATGATCCGTTGACGAATCTCATCTACGTGTACGGAGGATACGTATCAGAGACACAAATCACACAGGTGTTAACCAGTCGACTATACTCCTATCATCCTATTAATCGTGAATGGAGGTTGCTCACATCAGCACCATCGGCTCGTTTCTTTCATACGGCTGTATTCGTTTCTGGTGGCTTGATGATCGTCTTTGGCGGTAATATGCACAACGATACGCAACATTCGGACGGAACGAGGTGTTATTCAGCGGATACGATAGCGTACGACGTTACGTGCGACTCGTGGCATCAGTTTTCTATGCCGAAGGAGATGACCGATCTGCCTAGGTATGGACATACTGCAACTGTATTTGAGAAGTCCATGTACATTTATGGAGGATTCGATGGACAGATGTTATCTGACATGTCAAG GTACACACCAGGGAACTGTGAACACTTGATGAATCAGAATCAGTGTTTGAACGCAAGGACAGGCGTGAAGTGCGTGTGGGATAAGAGAGAGAATCGGTGTATACAGATCACTAAGATACCACGACACGTGCTTCTTAACGACGACATGCACGACGGAATTTACATGAGGTGCCTAGACGATACGCCACCTCGTGGGATGACGTCTCACAAGGAATTATGCAAACTGCTCACAGACTGTGTGGCATGCGTACAGACTTCGTACAATTGCGTATGGTGCGGCAAGAGTTGCTCGTACGAGATTTGCCGAGACAACGCTAACGCACCTCCGACTAAGGCGATCACCGATCTGGTACAGTGCGACCCTCACACTGGCATAGAGTGCTTACAATTGCACACGTGTCATGCGTGCTCCAGTAATCCACATTGCATCTGGTCTTGGTCGAACGGACCTGATCGGTGCAAGCCGTACTCGAAGGCTCGAGAC CAAGTGACGATTTTAAACGGAACTATTCAAGCGCAGAGGCTGTCCATAGACTCTTGTCGCAGTCCTTGCGTAGACTACACTTCCTGTAAAAATTGCACAGAGTCTGATTGCATCTGGTGTCAGAACGAGAAGAAATGCGTGGACAAAAATGCGTATCCTGCGAGCTTCCCTTACGGGCAATGTCGCGAGTGGACTACGATCGATGCGAAATGTCGGCCGACGGAAACGGGGAAAGAATGGTGCACGTTTTATTCGTCTTGTACGACGTGCCGCTCCGATCCTGGATGTGGATGGTGCGATGATGGTTCAGGGACAGGGAAGGGACTCTGCTTGCCAGGTGGGGCTCGTGGTCCAAGCAGTAAAAGCTTGGACGCATGCCCGTTCGAACGATGGTACTTCACTAAATGCCCTA cTTGCCAATGCAACGGGCACAGCAAATGTCTCTCGAATAGCAGCATATGTATCCAACCATGTGGAAATTTGACATACGGACCTCACTGCGATAAATGCATTCCCGGCTATTACGGCAATCCACTGAATGGAGCGACTTGCCAAC CCTGTTTTTGTAATAACCAAGGTACGCAGTGTACCAGCGAGACGGGCAAATGTTTCTGTACAACGAAAGGCATTATCGGGGATCATTGTGAACGATGTGACGTGTCTAGCCTTTATCACGGAGATCCTACCAATAAAGGATCGTGTTTTT ATGATCTGGCGATCGATTATCAATTTACGTTCAATTTAAGTAAAAAGGAGGACCGTCAGTACCGAGCGATCAATTTTAAGAATTCTCCGCCAAAACCCGATATCGATGCTGAGTTTTCCATTACGTGTTCCGTATTGGCTAAAATGAACATTACCGTGAAGAGAGGGAACACGCCGGAAATACCGTTGATTCTTGGCGCGAATTGCACCACCAACATGTACAAGCATCGATTTATCAAAGACGGTTACGGTTTCGGTAGCGAGAACAATAATACATTGACCACGTTCTACGTTTACGTGTACGACTTCCAGCCGCCTGTGTGGATTCAAATTTCCTTCTCGCAATATTCCAAACTCAACTTGCAACAGTTCTTCATAACATTTTGCAC AGATTACATGCCTAGGTGCTTCCTCGCTCTCCTGTTGGTGGCTGCTGTCCTTTGGaagattaaacaaaaatatgatatgTACAGAAGAAGACAGAGATTGTTCGTAGAAATGGAGCAAATGGCCAGTAGAGCGTTTAGCcaggttttggtagaaatcgAGAGGCGGGACATCGATAATTCTGACTCCGAGCGAAACGAGTCCGAGTTAATCAATTGTcgcaagaagaaaaag GATGCCCCTAGTCCGATCGCGTTGGAGCCCTGTTGCGGTAACAGAGCAGCGGTCCTGTCGTTGCTAGTCAGACTGCCTACTGGCGGTGAACCTTACACGCCGGCTGGTCAGAGCGCTGGTTTAGCCGTAGCATCTGCGTTAGTTACGCTGGGTAGTCCGCGGAGGCCTTCTCAGGAATTGACGACGAAGGAACCGACAAAAGCACGAAAGTCTGCCAGCCAACACCCAGATTCCACATGCATTTAG